Genomic DNA from Melopsittacus undulatus isolate bMelUnd1 chromosome 2, bMelUnd1.mat.Z, whole genome shotgun sequence:
AAGGAGCCCCATGCGCCTGTCTGGCCTCCAGCTGTGCCCATGCACGTGGTGCAGGTGATAACTGGGGCTGCTCCCGAGGTGCCCCTGATGATTGTCCCTGGAGGGGCTCTTCATAAGCCAGGGCAGATGCTGCTGGCACTGTGGGGCCAGAGCCACCATTagtgctgggtgctgaggcTCATTGGCAGGCACAGAACATGTCCTTCCTTGTCCCCATCACCCTGCCCCTGTGTGTTCCCCTTCCCATCACTTCTGGTGATGCCACTGGAGGAGACCAGGCCCCGTTTCCTCTGCTCAGGAGCCTGACCCCACATCCCATGGTCACTGTGGCTGAGGCCACAAACTGACAGAGCCCCCGTTGCCTCctggctccttcctcctctcttggctccatggcaggggttggagcctgaaccactctgggattccatgattccatgatcccATGACCCAAGGCTCAGCAGAACTGGGATAGAAACAAACAGGAACAAGTCTCTGACTTGTGCTTACATCTAAAATGGGACTACAGAGAAATTTGAGGGGCTCCATTTGGCATCAGCTCCAAGTGAAACAGTGGAGAAGTGAATATGAGACTTGATCAATAAAGAGTGGaaagggcagggatgggatcaATGGCAACCAGGATCCGTTTGTggtgctcagctgctgcaggatcATTTCATCTCCTGCTGAGCTCCACACGCGGGAGGTGAAGCTTCCTAGGGCCTGAGCACAGCCCCGAGCGTTTCCTTACCTTCAGATGTTATTAAACCTACCTCACTGTAGCAAAGCCATCAATAAATGATGAGTAAATCAGATGCTGATGGAGGTTGGGATCTGCAAACTCCTCTCTCAGGGGTTGCTCCCCTCTGAGAGCCActtctccatccatccctgtgggATCTGACAGGGATTGGTGAGCcttctccatccatccctgtgggATCCAGCAGGGATTGATGGGCcttctccatccatccctatgggatcCGGCAGGCACTGGTGGGCTGTGGGCGCTGATGGCTCTGCGGCTGTTACCAGTGCTGCAGAAACCAGGATAAAACAGCTGCTAATGAGGGTTGTAGAGGCTGCAAAGACAGAATTGGGCAGAGGTGGAGGCCAAGTCCTGCTcctgtgcagggatggaggctgcaGTGGAGGTGGCTCTGCAGATGCTGAGGACCGAGGGAAGGAgcatgaggaggaggagggcacaCTTTGGGTGATGCTCAGCCCAGGGGCCAATGGGAGGTCCCAGCTGTGCCACAGGGAGCCCATGGGGAGAGAGCAGAGCTCTGATCCCACTGTGCTCAGCTGGGGCTGGTTCTTGGTCCTCTTTTAATGTAATGAAGACAAAGCATCTGTCAGGTGCTCTGTGGTGCTCTGCAGGGGTGGTCAGTGTCTGTGCTGGTAAAGGCCATGGAAAGAAGCCTTTGgtgctgggaagtgctggagGGTGAGACAAGATCCATGAGGCTGGTCCAGCCTGGAGAcggctcctgaaggggagacctgagagcagctccagtgcctgaaggggctgcagggaacctggagaggggcttgggacaagggatgtagggacaggccaggAGGCAATGGGTTGACTCCCCCATAGTGCTGGTAACCGTGAGGAGCCTGCCCAAGCCTCCACTGAGGTCAGAGTGTTCCTCACTGCGGCTCCACTGACGTCCGCTCCTCTCCCTGCACCCTCAGGAGCTCATTCACTGCTCACAGGTGCTCAGGGATGTGCTGAAGGAAGCAGCCAAgtccccccctcctcctcaaGAGGGACTTTGCTGCCcaaagctgagctgagctcaggGGATGGGAGAGTCCCTCAAGAGCAGGAAGTGGGATTCAAAGCCACAAGCTCTGGCTCCATCTCCTGTGGTTATTTAGGTAACGTTTAACCACATCACAGACATAAATCCCCCCAGTCCGCCAGCTACTGCCCATTATGCACGGCCTTGCGGATGTTAACGGCTCAGCTGGTGACTCATTGACCATGGGACATTGACCTGGGCAGTTTGGTCCCAGACTTGGGCACTGCCACATCCCccttggagcagagcagctccctgggTTTGGAGCTGCCTCCTCGGCTGCAGAGTCAGGGAAGGAGTTGGGTTccaagggaccttaaagctcctccagctccaacccctgccacgggcagggaccccttccactggagcagctgctccaagcccctgtgtccaacctggccttgagcactgccagggatggggcagccacagcttctctgggcaccctgtgccagcgcctcagcaccctcccagggaacagcttctgccttatctccaacctgaacttcccctgtttcagtctgaacccatcaccccttgtcctatcactgcagtccctgatgaagagcccctctccagcatccttggagcccccttcagacactggaagctgctctgaggtctccacacagcttctctcctccaggctcaaatgttctcagcctggctccatacaggagctgttccagcccctgctcccccGTGGGCTCCTCTGTCCCCGCAGCTCCcgcagctcctgtgtgatgtCACAGAGGGGGTTCCGCGGCGTTGCCCCGGGCAGGGGCTCAGTGGGGGGGTCCGTGGGTGCGCTCAGCACCATCCGGCGGGGAGAGCGCTCCCATCCCTGCGCCACCGCTGCCCCCCGTGGCCGGCGCCGTCCGAGCAGAGCGCGGCCCCGCTCCCCAGCCACGATGTCCGCCGGCCGAGGGGCAGCGCAGCCCGAACAGCCCCGCGGCACCGCGGACCCCTCGGGCATCATCAGGGTGAGCGTGAAGACCCTCAAGCAGAAGGAGCAGTTTGAGGTGGCTCAGGACAGCACCATCCGGGAGCTCAAGGAAGAGGTGTCCAAGCGGTTCCAAGCACCCCCAGAGCTGCTGGTCCTGGTGTTTGCTGGGAAGGTCCTCCAGGATCAGGACACGCTGAGCCAGCACGGGGTTTGTAATGGGGTCAGCATCCATGTGGTCATCAGGTCCCAGAACAGACCAGCAGACAGCCTGGCACAGCAAGGGACGGTGACCACGCTGGTGCAAGCTCCCAGCCGCAGCCATTCCAGCCTGGGAAGTGTGGATGACCTGTGGGACCCAGGCTTGATCCATCACAACCTGTCTGAGATGCTGGCGTCCAGCCGGGAGGTCGTGGTACAGACCATGGAGGATCTCCTGTCCAGGATCTTCACTTCTGGTCTGGACCTGACCACCATCAGGAACAACACGTTTCTGATGGGGTTCCTCCTCGGGGTGATAGGCGTCCATCTCCTGGGCCTGGACTCCACAGACGTGCTGGACCTGGTGGGCAGCATTCAGGAGGAGGATGTGTCCATGCCCACCCTCCTCACCGAGGTGCTGCAGAGCCCCATGGATGGTGCCGACCTCATCAGGGAGCTCATCATGTCCAACccgcagctgcagcagctggcgGAGGAGAACCCTGAGCTTGGCCACATCCTCAGTAACCCTGACACCATCAGGGAGATGCTGGAGGCCTTCAGCAGCCCCGCGGTCATGCAGGAGATGATAAGGAACCAGGACCTGGCCATGAGCAACCTCGAGAGCATCCCTGGCGGGTACAGCGCTCTGGAGCAGCTCTACCGCGAGGTCGAGGAGCCCTTCCTGGATGCGGTGGAGGAGCACATGGTCCAAAACCCCTTTGCTGCCCCAGAGAGCCGCCCCTCGCCGAGCAGAGAGCGGCTGCCGGCACACACCGAGAACCGGAGCCCCCTGCCCAACCCCTGGGCTCCGGAGCCCGGCAGCGCCGGAGGCACCGCACAGGAGCTCCCCGGACACAGAGCTGCCGAGAGCTTCGTGGTGTTGAACCTGGGGGCCGCGGTGCCCAACTCCGGTGTGGTGCAGAGCATGGTCCGGAGGCTGGCAGGCAGCCCGGAGCTGATGCACAACCTGAGCCGCGCGCTGGCAGAGCCCGGCAGCCCCGCGCAGGAGGTGCTGAGCCCACACGCACCCGGTGATGGGAGCTCCGTGCCACcggagcagcaggagctgccaccggagctggagcaggcagagatCGCGTCCGTGCTGCGGAACCCGCGGGCGCTGCAGGCGCTGCTGCAGATCCACCTCGGCCTCCAGACCCTCTCCGTGGAGGCTCCGGACTTCCTGCACAGCATCGAGGACGCGCGGATGGAGCTGGGCCTGCGGAGCATGGATGGGTCACCAGTGTGCACCGAGGCCAGTGTGGTGTCAGatgaggagggagcagaggatgAGATGGAGATGGACgaggaggagctgcagagcct
This window encodes:
- the LOC117437915 gene encoding ubiquilin-1-like; translated protein: MSAGRGAAQPEQPRGTADPSGIIRVSVKTLKQKEQFEVAQDSTIRELKEEVSKRFQAPPELLVLVFAGKVLQDQDTLSQHGVCNGVSIHVVIRSQNRPADSLAQQGTVTTLVQAPSRSHSSLGSVDDLWDPGLIHHNLSEMLASSREVVVQTMEDLLSRIFTSGLDLTTIRNNTFLMGFLLGVIGVHLLGLDSTDVLDLVGSIQEEDVSMPTLLTEVLQSPMDGADLIRELIMSNPQLQQLAEENPELGHILSNPDTIREMLEAFSSPAVMQEMIRNQDLAMSNLESIPGGYSALEQLYREVEEPFLDAVEEHMVQNPFAAPESRPSPSRERLPAHTENRSPLPNPWAPEPGSAGGTAQELPGHRAAESFVVLNLGAAVPNSGVVQSMVRRLAGSPELMHNLSRALAEPGSPAQEVLSPHAPGDGSSVPPEQQELPPELEQAEIASVLRNPRALQALLQIHLGLQTLSVEAPDFLHSIEDARMELGLRSMDGSPVCTEASVVSDEEGAEDEMEMDEEELQSLFEQQMEQLSAMGFKDQGANLQALLDADGELHTAAEILAKARQAKKMP